One segment of Lytechinus variegatus isolate NC3 chromosome 13, Lvar_3.0, whole genome shotgun sequence DNA contains the following:
- the LOC121426949 gene encoding sterol regulatory element-binding protein cleavage-activating protein-like, protein MGEAGEYEIVSKMREMVSRVFYNYGLFCSNYPIALIVFSSVIAVLCSLPCFFAVPLTLTAPYQYTTPLNGFPDTARKYYTKQQPDNKTAIDHSKRPQWFSRPPVGYVLQVVVNASVSPWQPGLTYGDDVRGPLSKAFELDKEIKSFSSKSKVLLRSSCLYVSDTVDRVKGVMPEHSCLVVSPANVWKGSFDLFQEDPYPGRSVFMGNFYDKPALHDLLLGVQAKYTGLQKYNIHSVSEQISFAVTVVFHTYNESFIEELKSHLEEKFNMGSPPLDWNTGEFLILHIYYKSLINSHDLIPVSIIYSLLMFYIYFSVRKIEMVKSKWGLALSATVMLVLSCTMSAGLCIQYGVEPTLNEGEVFPYIIILIGLENILVLIKSVTSTPMDLPVELRIAQGLSKEGWSITKNMWTEILIVLIGLFTFVSAVQEFCLLALVAMFSDLFLQMMFFVSILALDFRRLEISDLYKSGMMQSIQDSPDGVRPSRTHHRSFLSPFWGQPIEQPTPRPRIPRRLRVFNFLASVRIIQKIIKFTLALWIIVTCLFIYKAGIINFFLVSNSYGSPLEPAAPTLPTPSDPKLPPVPPLADLHRLPDKAMPVPNPDPSDEVSDRSRPDPVSGDLPKPGHQDDKDKMKDRIKSDGSSGSSDLKPCHGSDCSDKLSLWVRQRGLWKLSAWHWPALFNMYNMSLADRYVSILPPIKLNIHIRPEEAVALRKDSETKRYGSSPGVGQIIGSYEGLHEADRWDYYVTMMLGIISGASSVILIMLLCKCATLVRSRQARYKPGRRADIIKRVQGPCEAVPQHLAGHEQEVECFVTGGRWVVSACIQGDIRIWDPYEGRCEHFIPRTRYRLSSPSNSLPRQPTSPTQPLKTPNHCSVPSSPFSPLETTEGASPNSSEVVMPRPGSSKDLSSHFSMPQEGNGGGMPRPGSSKDLAGMQFSMDGYYGNGEQMYSAARHPSQSSSRSSGVASCDDDPYLQQHQLTKSRTHSTVSADFSQVDMFGSPSEREGVVDPTGAGGVQSAPLVGAGGDGSSECSTVWCLACKDEVVAAGCSDGSIELWSSENGQLLAWSSYKGDQSQPGITGVCFTRNLLVIARLGGSLDFLQLSGFQSVGVTVSYDSYYQYPPVVHLSLLKTVQAHQQPINTIQANEAQLITASQDYTLKVYSLDDLNCKFTLRGHAGSVTSLYVDKDPFNSIASGSTDGLVRLWDTSRGDMLKALKGPTSTVLSITCTPQHVLCVSLDSKLCVWTRLQGWMLHVIQLDGGCSSSVATLNDKLMITGAQGYLVVWDIVNGEPIRELNLGDRHVRVKNILSIENSPTIVCDFGSELRLIQFPPSLEKID, encoded by the exons ATGGGGGAAGCTGGAGAGTATGAGATTGTCAGTAAAATGAGGGAGATGGTGTCAAGGGTCTTCTATAATTATGGCCTCTTCTGCTCCAACTACCCGATAGCTCTGATTGTGTTTTCATCAGTCATCGCTGTGCTCTGCAG TCTTCCATGCTTCTTTGCTGTGCCGCTGACCCTGACGGCACCGTACCAGTACACAACACCTTTGAATGGTTTCCCTGACACTGCAAGGAAGTATTACACCAAACAGCAGCCTGATAATAAGACTGCTATTGATCACAGTAAAAGACCACAGTGG TTTTCAAGACCACCAGTGGGCTATGTGCTGCAGGTTGTTGTCAATGCATCTGTATCACCATGGCAACCAGGACTGACCTACGGTGATGATGTCAGAGGTCCATTGTCGAAGGCCTTCGAGCTGGACAAAGAGATAAAGAGTTTTAGTTCAAAATCAAA AGTATTACTGCGATCATCATGCCTGTATGTATCTGATACTGTGGACCGAGTGAAAGGAGTAATGCCTGAACATAGCTGCCTTGTGGTATCACCTGCTAATGTATGGAAAGGCAGCTTTGATCTCTTTCAAGAAGACCCTTACCCTGGTAGATCTGTGTTCATGGGGAACTTCTATGATAAACCAGCATTACATG ATCTTTTACTGGGTGTCCAAGCAAAGTACACTGGATTACAGAAGTACAACATTCATTCTGTATCTGAGCAGATTTCCTTCGCTGTAACAGTTGTATTCCATACTTACAATGAAAG TTTCATTGAAGAGCTGAAATCACATCTAGAAGAGAAGTTCAACATGGGATCACCTCCTCTTGATTGGAATACTGGAGAGTTTCTTATCCTACACATCTACTACAAG agCCTGATTAACTCTCATGATCTGATTCCTGTATCCATCATATATTCTCTTCTGAtgttctacatctacttctcaGTTC GTAAGATTGAGATGGTGAAATCAAAGTGGGGCTTAGCATTGAGTGCTACAGTGATGTTAGTCCTCTCCTGTACTATGTCAGCTGGTCTGTGTATCCAGTATGGGGTTGAACCAACATTGAATGAAGG AGAGGTGTTTCcgtacatcatcatcctgatcGGTCTTGAAAACATTCTAGTTCTGATCAAATCAGTGACGTCAACACCCATGGATTTACCAGTAGAACTCAGAATAGCACAAG gTTTAAGCAAAGAAGGTTGGTCCATCACAAAGAATATGTGGACTGAGATCCTGATTGTTCTGATTGGACTCTTTACCTTTGTTTCAGCTGTACAG GAGTTTTGTCTTCTAGCCCTGGTGGCTATGTTCTCGGATCTCTTTCTTCAGATGATGTTCTTTGTGTCAATCCTGGCTCTTGATTTCAGGAGATTAGAG ATTTCAGACCTGTATAAATCAGGAATGATGCAGTCTATCCAAGACTCTCCTGATGGGGTGCGTCCATCTCGTACTCACCACCGGTCATTCCTCTCACCCTTCTGGGGTCAACCCATAGAACAACCTACCCCAAGACCAAGGATTCCTCGCAGGCTCAGGGTCTTCAACTTCCTAGCAAGCGTTAGGATTATTCAAAAGATTATTAAG TTCACCCTAGCACTATGGATCATCGTCACCTGTCTCTTCATCTACAAAGCTGGTATCATCAACTTCTTCCTGGTCAGCAATAGCTACGGAAGTCCTCTAGAACCCGCTGCCCCAACATTACCTACTCCATCAGACCCCAAGCTACCCCCAGTACCTCCTCTAGCCGATCTCCACCGACTCCCAGACAAAGCTATGCCAGTGCCCAATCCTGACCCTTCTGATGAAGTCAGTGACCGGTCCCGCCCTGATCCGGTATCTGGGGATCTCCCTAAGCCTGGGCACCAAGATGACAAGGACAAGATGAAGGATAGGATAAAGAGTGATGGAAGCAGTGGTTCCTCTGACCTGAAGCCCTGTCATGGAAGTGATTGCAGTGATAAGCTATCCCTATGGGTGAGGCAGAGAGGACTGTGGAAGCTGTCAGCTTGGCACTGGCCAGCTCTCTTTAATATGTACAACATGAGCCTAGCAGACAG ATATGTGAGTATCCTTCCGCCGATCAAACTGAACATTCATATCAGACCAGAGGAGGCTGTTGCTCTGAGGAAGGATTCTGAAACCAAGAGATATGGGTCATCTCCTGGTGTTGGTCAGATTATTGGTAGCTATGAAGGTCTTCATGAAGCTGACCG GTGGGACTACTATGTGACTATGATGTTAGGGATCATCAGTGGTGCTTCTTCTGTAATCCTGATCATGCTGCTGTGTAAGTGTGCTACCTTGGTGCGTAGTCGTCAGGCCAGGTACAAACCAGGACGAAGGGCGGATATCATCAAGAGAGTACAAGGGCCGTGTGAAGCTGTGCCTCAGCACTTGGCTGGACATGAGCAG GAAGTGGAGTGTTTTGTGACAGGAGGACGATGGGTAGTGAGTGCTTGTATTCAGGGTGATATACGAATCTGGGATCCATACGAAGGAAGGTGTGAACACTTCATCCCAAGAACAAG ATATCGCCTTAGTAGCCCAAGCAACAGTCTACCCCGGCAACCAACCTCACCTACACAGCCCTTGAAGACCCCCAACCATTGCAGCGTTCCTTCAAGTCCATTCAGCCCTCTTGAGACAACAGAGGGCGCTTCACCAAACAGCTCAGAGGTTGTCATGCCACGTCCTGGAAGCTCTAAAGACCTGTCGTCACACTTCAGCATGCCGCAGGAAGGCAATGGAGGCGGCATGCCTCGACCAGGAAGCTCAAAAGATCTAGCTGGCATGCAGTTCAGCATGGACGGGTACTACGGGAACGGAGAGCAGATGTACTCAGCAGCAAGGCATCCTTCACAATCTTCCAGCCGAAGCTCTGGGGTGGCTAGCTGCGATGATGATCCCTACCTCCAGCAGCATCAGCTCACCAAGTCAAGGACTCATAGTACAGTATCCGCTGACTTCTCACAGGTGGATATGTTTGGAAGTCCGTCAGAGAGGGAGGGCGTGGTCGACCCAACAGGTGCAGGAGGGGTACAGTCTGCACCCCTTGTAGGAGCAGGGGGTGATGGTTCCAGTGAGTGTTCTACAGTGTGGTGTCTGGCATGTAAAGATGAAGTGGTTGCTGCTGGATGTAGTGATGGAAGCATTGAG TTATGGAGCAGTGAGAATGGTCAATTATTAGCTTGGTCGTCTTACAAAGGTGACCAATCCCAACCTGGTATAACAGGTGTATGCTTCACTCGCAATCTCCTGGTCATTGCAAGATTAGGTGGGAGTCTAGACTTCTTGCAGCTCTCAGGATTTCAAAGTGTAGGAG TTACAGTAAGCTACGACAGTTATTACCAGTATCCCCCTGTGGTTCACTTGAGTTTATTAAAGACTGTGCAGGCGCATCAGCAACCTATTAACACTATACAAGCCAATGAGGCACAACTCATTACAGCTAGTCAAGATTATACACTCAAG GTGTATTCTCTAGATGATCTTAATTGTAAATTCACTTTGAGAGGACACGCTGGTAGTGTCACATCACTTTATGTAGATAAG gATCCATTCAATAGCATTGCAAGTGGTTCAACAGATGGTTTGGTGAGACTTTGGGACACATCGCGGGGCGATATGTTGAAGGCTCTCAAAGGCCCAACTAGCACAGTTCTTAGTATTACCTGTACGCCTCAGCATGTATTGTGTGTTAGCTTGGATAGTAAGCTGTGTGTATGGACTAGATTACAAGGATGGATGTTACATGTTATACAACTG gATGGTGGATGCAGTAGTAGTGTTGCTACTTTGAATGATAAACTCATGATTACTGGTGCTCAG GGATATCTGGTTGTCTGGGACATTGTAAATGGTGAACCGATCCGAGAGCTCAACCTCGGCGACAGGCACGTCCGTGTGAAGAACATTCTTTCCATCGAAAACTCACCTACGATTGTCTGTGACTTTGGCAGCGAGCTTAGACTGATTCAGTTCCCACCAAGTCTGGAGAAGATCGACTGA